A single genomic interval of Pyrobaculum arsenaticum DSM 13514 harbors:
- a CDS encoding NfeD family protein, with protein sequence MDIAISSATLGLLGAVILVLTVAGRIPALIGYPLGGSFIALYLLILVVGLKSARDFRKRPTPSASVVGKRGVVVESDGSWAMIKLEGAYWRVVCEGCSPGDVVEIVRVTEAGVVARKIS encoded by the coding sequence GTGGATATTGCTATTTCTTCAGCCACGCTGGGATTGCTTGGGGCGGTCATACTTGTGCTCACAGTAGCCGGCCGCATACCCGCGTTAATAGGCTACCCCCTTGGGGGGTCGTTTATTGCACTGTATCTCCTAATCCTAGTGGTCGGGCTGAAATCAGCGCGTGATTTTAGGAAAAGGCCGACGCCCTCAGCCTCAGTCGTGGGGAAGAGGGGGGTTGTGGTGGAGTCCGATGGATCATGGGCGATGATAAAGCTGGAGGGCGCGTACTGGAGAGTTGTCTGCGAGGGCTGTTCTCCGGGCGACGTCGTCGAGATAGTGAGGGTAACCGAGGCCGGCGTAGTGGCGAGGAAAATATCATGA
- a CDS encoding winged helix-turn-helix domain-containing protein yields the protein MLDDVKVKILKRIASTGYTTVSEVVKEMGLTWGAAQWHLFWLENNGYIKSVKIHTTTIYVLNCANVLRKLENFENNRRKEAQKTTDRE from the coding sequence GTGCTTGACGATGTCAAGGTGAAAATATTGAAGAGGATAGCGTCAACTGGGTATACCACAGTGTCTGAGGTAGTAAAAGAAATGGGGCTTACCTGGGGGGCTGCGCAGTGGCACCTCTTCTGGCTTGAGAATAACGGATATATAAAATCTGTTAAGATCCACACCACGACTATATATGTGCTCAACTGTGCCAATGTATTGAGAAAACTTGAAAATTTTGAAAATAATAGAAGAAAAGAGGCTCAAAAAACTACAGACCGGGAATAG